TGGTCTCCTCGCTGCCCGACCAGAACAGGAAGAAACCAGCGCAGAAAATCCTCCGATCCTCCTAATTACTAGTTTGCTCAGACTATCAACATTATGACTGCTGGTCTATGATCAGTCACGCAGTTACCTCCGTCTTCGCAGCTTATCCCTTCCTTCGATATCGGACTTGTTTTCTACGCTGAGTTCCTTTCTTAAACCTCGAATGATTTAATATCCCGCTTAATACTCCCTCGTCCCCTCGGTCAAGGTCAATCATTTTCTCGACACCCTGATGGCGCCCCTCGACGACATCCAGGTCGGTGACCTGGTAAACGTTCCCGGGGGTATGTATGGTACTATAAAGTATCTAGGAGGGGTGGCTGGCAAACCAGGGAAATTTGCTGGCATTGAACTGGCAGCTGAGCATGCCAGACGAGGGAAGAACAGTGGAGatgtggaagggaagaaatacttctcaacctccaccCCGGGATCGGGCATCTTCGTGCCCAtgaacaacaacaagtaCGTCACGAAACGTTTATCAGCGCCCAGTATTCCTAGTGTAAACCCTCCGACTCCCTCCCGGCCCATCAACTTCAGCAAATCCGTCGGCCCGGGTCTGAGCCCCGCGGTTCGAACCCCCCGTCCTGTGAGGCGACCTTCACTTCCACGAGCTGAATCCCCACGGGGCCCGCCGCCCTCAAAATTGAGTCTCACTGGATTACGCACTCCGTCTGGGGCCTCGAGAGCCGCGAGTTCGAATGGCTGCCCACGGAGTCCAGTCAAGGCGCCGTCCCGCACGTCGACCAGCCGACCACCCTCTCGCCTGAGTGTAGACGATGACATCCAATCTACGAGGTCCTCGGATATTCAGCGGAAAGCCATGGCTGCGGAGGTGCAGGAGCTGACAGACCAGGTTAGGagtctggagaagcagctccTGGACCGCGACAGACAGTTGGATGAACAGGCAAACACGTTAGCCGAATTCCACAGAATGCTAGAGGAGTTTGAGGGGTcagattctctttccattcGCGCTCAGCTGcgtgagaagaatgagaagattGCTCAGCTGACGACGGAGTTCGACCTCCATCGGGCCGATTTCAGGAGCACTTTGGATACCTTGGAAGTGGCTGCAGCCGAAACTGAACGGGTATATGAACAGCGCCTAGATGAACTGATGCAGCAAAATAAAGAGCTGCAGgatcgaggagaagatgttgaagccgTTGCTAGGCAACTAAAGCAGCTCGAAGAGTTGGTCTCGGAATTGGAGGAGGGTCTGGAAGACGCGCGCCGTGGGGAAGCCGAGGCGCGAGCAGAAGTCGAATTTTTACGGGGCGAGGTCGAACGAACGAAGcttgagctgaagaaggagcgtGAAAGCTCTTCTCATGCGGTCGGGGATGGGCAACAGCATTCAAGAGAGCTCGACCagaaagatgatgagatCCGCGGTCTGAAAGCTATTATCCATTCTTTAAGTCGGGGTGACCCCGATTTGCATGCACTTGAGCAGAATGAGCTCGGAGCTCCTCAACTGGAATATGATTCAGAGCATGTAGCTCACTTGGAACGGCGGGTCGAGGAATTCGAACGTATGACGGAAAGGAAGACTTTCCGTATCGAAGAACTTGAGCATGAACTTCAGCAGTTACAGCTGAATGGTGACAGTCGTCCTCGCAACCCCGCCACTAATGGCTCGCACTCCTACCACAAATCTTCGAGCTCCATTGGAAAAATCGGCGGTGAGCATACCGTCAACCATGCCCATCGGTTATCTGACCGCACCGTGGTCCCTGGTGACTGGCATGATCAATCACAGCATGATGACCAATATCAAGCTTACCCCGGACGACTCCGCAGCACTTCGGAATCTTCTCATCAGCGGCTAGAGACTATGCATGAATCTGATGCCCGCTCTGATGACGGCGCTTCTTTGTGGTGCGAGATTTGTGAAACCGGAGGTCACGATATCCTGAGCTGCACGAATATGTTTGGCGCTGAgcaaaagaacaagagcaacaCTGATACCAAGGAGCCCTCTCAAGAGGACTCAACTGATGAAAAGTTCACACCAGAGACGTCACCGGCTCCCGAGTCTGCGCAATCCAATCATGAGGATAGCACGACTCCTCAGAAAACCGGCCGAGATGTCGTTTTGGAAGGGCTGAAAGGGGTCGCGACGACATCTTCCATGGCTCCCGTGGCAGGCAAGGCGAGTGGAGCCGTTGATGAGTCGAAGTGGTGTGCACTCTGTGAAAGGGATGGCCATGAAAGCATCGACTGTCCATTTGATGATTAATGGGGTTCGCTGGTTGAAATGTTGGTGTACGAGGTATATGACCCAGGGATCAGTTCTTTCTGTGGCTTGATACGCTCCTCGCAATATGATGTGAGATGACGTTCTTATCGGTTAGCGAGTCCGTTCctgatttatttttaataatgGGTTGgacacattttcttttcttggatgcGCTATACACTGTATTATTCCGggtcttttgttttctccgCCCTTTCAGTTGCTATCCTGACTCTTTTACCATATACCAGCTTAGTTTGTGTGAACCTTACAGAGTACGCCGATCATATCTGTTTAACAGCATGTTCTATGGTCATATTGAATTTTCTTCGCAAGCGTCACTCGTTCTGGTATGTTTAATCATTTTGTCCTTTTGTGTCTGAAACCCCTTAGAGCTGGCCACTCTTACTTCCATTCGTTGTTCACATTCTGTTCCCTGGCATTCCTCTTACCCGTGGTCAGTCTCAGCCTAATCTAGACTTATACAtacatcttcatcagacTCTAGGCAGGGTGAtgcccttgcccttccaTTTACAGGTTCACCCCTCGCTCTCTTTTGCTTAAGTTTCTAGTAGTCTCCACAAGACATGCTATGCAGGATTTTGCCTctgtcccttttctttctcgtaCTTGTTACCACCATCGCGCTTTGCTCACTCAACAAAGAATAATGAGCATCAACCACGTCGAGTCTGTATTGACTCACACCATCTAGGGCAGGAGATTCAACTACTTCACCACTAGTAAGTCAGGCCTAGGTACACATATACTTTGAGGTAATCAGTGTCACTTGATTATATACGCAATATAAACCGCCAAGGCCTCTAGAAAACAAATATAAGCCTCTTCAAATTCTTTCACATACATGTAACAGATAGTGTCGAGGTATAAAGAGCTTGAGTTTAACAATTCTTTCAACAGTCCTTGTGGATCACTAGGATAGACAGGTTCCAGGAATCCTTCATTGACCTGTAATTGATACATACCCTTCTACCATATAACCAAACCCGTTTCGCTCATACCTTTCTGAAGGGATCCGCTATTCCCAACGAAAGACAATAATGAAATGCAAAACTTGACCAAGGGCAAGGGGATTCTGGACGCATTCCGAAGTGGTGTAGTACGGCAGCATGTCCACCTCGCCTGCCACCCATTGGTCTTAGCATAGGACGGCGAATCGGATTCCAGCCTTCAGAGGTTCAGTCCAAGGACTTCGAAATAAATCTTTCTCAGCTTTGATGTCTGCATCCCAGAGCTGTTGTCGCCTACTACCTTAATTTGTATGTTCTATTTGCCGGGGTGGCTGATTCTTTG
The sequence above is a segment of the Aspergillus oryzae RIB40 DNA, chromosome 3 genome. Coding sequences within it:
- a CDS encoding CAP-Gly domain containing linker protein BIK1 (predicted protein) — translated: MAPLDDIQVGDLVNVPGGMYGTIKYLGGVAGKPGKFAGIELAAEHARRGKNSGDVEGKKYFSTSTPGSGIFVPMNNNKYVTKRLSAPSIPSVNPPTPSRPINFSKSVGPGLSPAVRTPRPVRRPSLPRAESPRGPPPSKLSLTGLRTPSGASRAASSNGCPRSPVKAPSRTSTSRPPSRLSVDDDIQSTRSSDIQRKAMAAEVQELTDQVRSLEKQLLDRDRQLDEQANTLAEFHRMLEEFEGSDSLSIRAQLREKNEKIAQLTTEFDLHRADFRSTLDTLEVAAAETERVYEQRLDELMQQNKELQDRGEDVEAVARQLKQLEELVSELEEGLEDARRGEAEARAEVEFLRGEVERTKLELKKERESSSHAVGDGQQHSRELDQKDDEIRGLKAIIHSLSRGDPDLHALEQNELGAPQLEYDSEHVAHLERRVEEFERMTERKTFRIEELEHELQQLQLNGDSRPRNPATNGSHSYHKSSSSIGKIGGEHTVNHAHRLSDRTVVPGDWHDQSQHDDQYQAYPGRLRSTSESSHQRLETMHESDARSDDGASLWCEICETGGHDILSCTNMFGAEQKNKSNTDTKEPSQEDSTDEKFTPETSPAPESAQSNHEDSTTPQKTGRDVVLEGLKGVATTSSMAPVAGKASGAVDESKWCALCERDGHESIDCPFDD